In one window of Syngnathus typhle isolate RoL2023-S1 ecotype Sweden linkage group LG7, RoL_Styp_1.0, whole genome shotgun sequence DNA:
- the dus2 gene encoding tRNA-dihydrouridine(20) synthase [NAD(P)+]-like, which yields MAGRLSFSNITALAPMVRVGTLPMRLLALDYGADAVYSEELIDIKMVQCRRVENEVLQTVDFVAPDDRIMFQTCAKEKQRVVFQMGTADPDRALAVARLVEKDVAAIDVNMGCPKEYSTKGGMGAALLSDPDKIEAILRKLVGGVAVPVTCKIRILPSLEDTLTLVRRIEKTGVAAIAVHGRFKDERPRHPVHCDYIRGVAGAVSVPVVANGGSLDLVKSYDDIRAFKEATGASSVMLARAAMWNPSVFRSAGPLPLHDVMIQYLTYALRYDNHAFNSKYCLCQMLRDKVESALGKRVQAAQSNRELSEAYGLEELFQQTQAELEARRDALLSPERRRGDVIAMDGDVTTMALKFQRREYPPQLTPKMFLLEWSRRQKMEQPTYQTVQRAQDRAFQSTVTVQDRKYRSSLWEKSKKFAEQASAVVCLRALGIPEGRAGEENVEGLHKRKMEDTRNEDEDKRKKKQVMNDDGSC from the exons ATGGCTGGGAGACTGAGCTTCTCAAACATCACAGCCCTGGCCCCCATGGTGCGGGTGGGCACGCTGCCCATGAGGTTGCTGGCGCTAGACTACGGGGCTGATGCGGTCTACTCCGAG GAGCTGATTGACATCAAGATGGTGCAGTGTCGCAGGGTGGAGAACG AGGTTCTGCAGACGGTGGATTTTGTGGCGCCGGATGATCGCATAATGTTCCAGACCTGCGCAAAGGAGAAGCAGCGAGTCGTCTTCCAGATG GGTACGGCCGACCCGGACAGAGCCCTCGCCGTGGCCCGACTGGT GGAAAAGGACGTGGCGGCCATTGACGTCAACATGGGCTGCCCTAAGGAGTATTCCACAAAG GGCGGCATGGGCGCAGCTCTCCTGTCCGATCCTGACAAGATCGAGGCT ATCCTCCGCAAGCTGGTCGGCGGCGTGGCCGTGCCCGTCACCTGCAAGATCAGGATCCTGCCCTCG CTGGAGGACACGCTGACTCTGGTGCGGCGGATCGAGAAGACGGGCGTGGCCGCTATCGCCGTCCACGGCAG GTTCAAGGACGAGCGGCCCAGACATCCCGTCCACTGCGACTACATCCGAGGCGTCGCCGGGGCCGTGTCCGTCCCCGTCGTCGCCAA TGGTGGCTCCCTGGACCTGGTCAAGAGCTACGACGACATCCGGGCCTTCAAGGAGGCCACGGGCGCCTCATCCGTCATGTTGGCGCGAGCAGCCATGTGGAACCCGTCGGTCTTTCGCAGCGCCGGACCGCTTCCTCTCCACGACGTCATGATCCAATACCTCACATAC gcGCTGCGCTACGACAACCACGCCTTCAACAGCAAGTACTGTTTGTGTCAAATGCTGCGGGACAAAGTGGAGTCGGCTCTGGGCAAACGCGTTCAGGCGGCGCAGAGCAACCGAGAGCTCAG CGAGGCGTACGGCCTGGAGGAGCTGTTCCAGCAGACGCAGGCGGAGCTGGAGGCACGTCGCGACGCCCTGCTGAGTCCCGAGCGACGGCGGGGAGACGTCATCGCCATGGACGGCGACGTCACCACCATGGCCCTCAAGTTTCAACG ACGTGAATACCCGCCGCAGCTCACGCCCAAGATGTTCCTCCTGGAATGGAGCCGGCGACAAAAGATGGAGCAGCCCACCTACCAAACT GTGCAGCGTGCGCAGGATCGAGCTTTCCAGTCCACCGTCACTGTGCAAGACAGGAAGTACAGATCGTCGCTCtg GGAGAAGTCAAAGAAGTTTGCGGAGCAGGCGTCCGCCGTGGTTTGTCTGCGCGCTCTGGGAATTCCCGAAGGTCGCGCGGGCGAGGAAAATGTGGAAGGGCTGCACAAAAGGAAGATGGAGGACACTCGCAACGAGGATGAAgacaagaggaagaagaaacaaGTGATGAATGACGACGGAAGCTGCTGA
- the LOC133157163 gene encoding nuclear factor of activated T-cells, cytoplasmic 3-like isoform X2: MSSAKCAEEELDFALIFEEDSGQGEGLRPHVTAPPWPMRAAPPCRQYALSDDCARGSSPALHCPSIQITAIAANNDDGGGGSGGQCAESGYVEAAWPRDQLYLPLDPCYRDAPFCPSPCSSVSSRSWVSDLSSCDSLSHAADKDAVEDLRDAALLLALGSSEGGAGGGGGAFGVELWQQKYQDPAHPALSPHQSPQHSPRTSVTEDTWMSRWPSSRLTARPASPCGKRRHAEADAISRSPSPQRWSSDDAWAGHSLHELDVPPKTRRTLGTQLVGDSPLEEVLDVEAPPPAEESGAGGDLSELFLRVPAHFSWTGAAPLFRASSPPPLDFPLPSGFGPNRLSVEAEPRPYHRAHYETEGSRGAVKAGDGGHPRVKVSPRVGNDAATLDLGRPCVQLSGPCWRPPAGLLLFMGTADERCPVRPHAFYQVHRVTGKTVSTPCQERTLNGTKVLEIPLTPDMRATIDCAGILKLRNADIELKNGEADAGRKNTRLRLAFRVAVPQSDGRTLWLQTASRPIECSQRSGQDFPRVERFAPSCCRREGGQRLLIMGSNLSSRSRVVFLEKSHDGRVLWETDAAGVLEASSNSSLTVVVPAYGRDAGLPAHVLFYVCNGKRRRSAQQSFTYLPGVLPNVPPPTPLLEQEPRETGPPSCRGDEQARHERWARGTGTDIQRETEDILASASQLQEITLDDDHLFYNLCSQRDHRQRHGQSERRRPAGPARPERLQ; the protein is encoded by the exons ATGTCCTCCGCAAAGTGTGCGGAGGAGGAGCTGGACTTTGCTCTCATCTTCGAGGAGGACAGTGGACAAGGTGAAG GTCTCCGTCCTCACGTGACCGCACCTCCGTGGCCCATGCGGGCCGCTCCCCCCTGCAGGCAATACGCCCTGTCCGATGATTGCGCCCGGGGGAGCTCGCCGGCGTTGCACTGTCCCAGCATCCAGATCACCGCCATCGCGGCCAACAatgacgacggcggcggcggcagcggcgggcaGTGCGCAGAGAGCGGCTACGTGGAGGCGGCTTGGCCCAGAGACCAGCTGTACCTCCCTTTGGACCCGTGCTACCGTGACGCCCCCTTCTGTCCCAG CCCCTGCAGCAGCGTGTCGTCCCGCAGCTGGGTGTCGGACCTGTCGTCCTGCGACTCGTTGTCTCACGCCGCCGATAAGGACGCCGTGGAGGATCTGCGCGATGCCGCCCTGCTGCTGGCGCTGGGCTCCTCGGAAGgcggagctggaggaggaggcggagccttTGGCGTGGAGCTGTGGCAGCAGAAGTACCAGGACCCGGCGCACCCGGCGCTGTCGCCTCACCAATCTCCCCAGCACTCGCCTCGCACCAGCGTCACCGAGGACACGTGGATGAGCCGCTGGCCTTCCTCCAG ACTGACCGCCCGCCCAGCGTCTCCGTGCGGGAAGCGCCGGCACGCAGAGGCCGACGCCATTTCCCGCTCGCCTTCCCCTCAGCGCTGGTCTTCGGACGACGCCTGGGCGGGCCACTCCCTCCATGAGCTGGACGTCCCACCTAAGACCAGAAGGACATTGGGGACGCAGCTGGTAGGAGATTCGCCGCTTGAGGAAGTTCTCGACGTCGAGGCGCCGCCACCGGCAGAGGAGTCAGGTGCCGGCGGCGACTTGAGCGAACTCTTCCTGCGGGTTCCCGCCCACTTCAGCTGGACCGGAGCCGCGCCTCTTTTCAG AGCGTCGTCACCGCCCCCTCTGGATTTTCCTCTCCCGAGCGGCTTCGGGCCCAACCGGCTGAGCGTGGAGGCGGAGCCCCGGCCGTACCACCGCGCTCACTACGAGACGGAGGGCAGCCGAGGCGCCGTCAAGGCCGGCGACGGAGGACACCCCAGAGTCAAGGTGAGCCCACGCGTCGGGAACGACGCTGCGACCCTTGACCTCGGTCGGCCGTGTGTGCAGCTGAGCGGTCCGTGCTGGCGTCCCCCCGCCGGCTTGTTGCTGTTCATGGGCACAGCGGACGAGCGCTGCCCCGTCCGGCCGCACGCCTTCTACCAAGTCCACCGTGTGACGGGTAAGACGGTGAGCACGCCCTGTCAGGAGAGGACGCTGAACGGGACCAAAGTCCTGGAGATCCCACTGACGCCCGACATGAGGGCCAC CATCGACTGCGCCGGAATCCTGAAGCTGCGCAACGCCGACATCGAGCTGAAAAACGGCGAGGCGGACGCGGGCAGGAAGAACACGCGGCTGCGCCTAGCCTTCCGGGTGGCCGTGCCGCagtcggacggacggacgctgtGGCTCCAGACGGCCTCGCGGCCCATCGAGTGCT CGCAGCGTTCGGGTCAGGACTTTCCTCGCGTGGAGCGCTTTGCGCCCAGCTGCTGCCGGCGGGAAGGAGGACAGCGGCTGCTCATCATGGGCTCCAACTTGTCCTCTCGCTCCAGGGTGGTCTTCCTGGAGAAAAGTCACG ATGGGCGTGTCCTTTGGGAGACCGACGCCGCAGGCGTGCTTGAAGCCAGCAGCAAC TCCAGCCTGACGGTGGTGGTTCCGGCCTACGGGCGCGACGCCGGCCTTCCGGCGCACGTGCTCTTCTACGTGTGCAACGGCAAAAGAAGGCGAAGCGCTCAGCAGAGCTTCACGTATCTGCCGGGGGTCCTCCCTAATGtgccgccccccacccccctcctcgAGCAGGAGCCCCGGGAGACGGGGCCGCCTTCCTGCCGCGGCGACGAGCAGGCGCGGCACGAAAGGTGGGCGCGGGGCACCGGGACGGACATCCAACGGGAAACGGAGGACATCCTCGCGTCAGCGTCTCAGCTCCAGGAAATCACGCTGGACGATG ACCATTTGTTTTACAATTTGTGCAGTCAACGAGATCATCGGCAGAGACACGGGCAGTCTGAGCGGCGCCGACCCGCCGGACCCGCACGGCCAGAGCGACTGCAATGA
- the LOC133157163 gene encoding nuclear factor of activated T-cells, cytoplasmic 3-like isoform X3, producing the protein MSSAKCAEEELDFALIFEEDSGQGEGLRPHVTAPPWPMRAAPPCRQYALSDDCARGSSPALHCPSIQITAIAANNDDGGGGSGGQCAESGYVEAAWPRDQLYLPLDPCYRDAPFCPSPCSSVSSRSWVSDLSSCDSLSHAADKDAVEDLRDAALLLALGSSEGGAGGGGGAFGVELWQQKYQDPAHPALSPHQSPQHSPRTSVTEDTWMSRWPSSRLTARPASPCGKRRHAEADAISRSPSPQRWSSDDAWAGHSLHELDVPPKTRRTLGTQLVGDSPLEEVLDVEAPPPAEESGAGGDLSELFLRVPAHFSWTGAAPLFRASSPPPLDFPLPSGFGPNRLSVEAEPRPYHRAHYETEGSRGAVKAGDGGHPRVKLSGPCWRPPAGLLLFMGTADERCPVRPHAFYQVHRVTGKTVSTPCQERTLNGTKVLEIPLTPDMRATIDCAGILKLRNADIELKNGEADAGRKNTRLRLAFRVAVPQSDGRTLWLQTASRPIECSQRSGQDFPRVERFAPSCCRREGGQRLLIMGSNLSSRSRVVFLEKSHDGRVLWETDAAGVLEASSNSSLTVVVPAYGRDAGLPAHVLFYVCNGKRRRSAQQSFTYLPGVLPNVPPPTPLLEQEPRETGPPSCRGDEQARHERWARGTGTDIQRETEDILASASQLQEITLDDVNEIIGRDTGSLSGADPPDPHGQSDCNDATFPFCYDS; encoded by the exons ATGTCCTCCGCAAAGTGTGCGGAGGAGGAGCTGGACTTTGCTCTCATCTTCGAGGAGGACAGTGGACAAGGTGAAG GTCTCCGTCCTCACGTGACCGCACCTCCGTGGCCCATGCGGGCCGCTCCCCCCTGCAGGCAATACGCCCTGTCCGATGATTGCGCCCGGGGGAGCTCGCCGGCGTTGCACTGTCCCAGCATCCAGATCACCGCCATCGCGGCCAACAatgacgacggcggcggcggcagcggcgggcaGTGCGCAGAGAGCGGCTACGTGGAGGCGGCTTGGCCCAGAGACCAGCTGTACCTCCCTTTGGACCCGTGCTACCGTGACGCCCCCTTCTGTCCCAG CCCCTGCAGCAGCGTGTCGTCCCGCAGCTGGGTGTCGGACCTGTCGTCCTGCGACTCGTTGTCTCACGCCGCCGATAAGGACGCCGTGGAGGATCTGCGCGATGCCGCCCTGCTGCTGGCGCTGGGCTCCTCGGAAGgcggagctggaggaggaggcggagccttTGGCGTGGAGCTGTGGCAGCAGAAGTACCAGGACCCGGCGCACCCGGCGCTGTCGCCTCACCAATCTCCCCAGCACTCGCCTCGCACCAGCGTCACCGAGGACACGTGGATGAGCCGCTGGCCTTCCTCCAG ACTGACCGCCCGCCCAGCGTCTCCGTGCGGGAAGCGCCGGCACGCAGAGGCCGACGCCATTTCCCGCTCGCCTTCCCCTCAGCGCTGGTCTTCGGACGACGCCTGGGCGGGCCACTCCCTCCATGAGCTGGACGTCCCACCTAAGACCAGAAGGACATTGGGGACGCAGCTGGTAGGAGATTCGCCGCTTGAGGAAGTTCTCGACGTCGAGGCGCCGCCACCGGCAGAGGAGTCAGGTGCCGGCGGCGACTTGAGCGAACTCTTCCTGCGGGTTCCCGCCCACTTCAGCTGGACCGGAGCCGCGCCTCTTTTCAG AGCGTCGTCACCGCCCCCTCTGGATTTTCCTCTCCCGAGCGGCTTCGGGCCCAACCGGCTGAGCGTGGAGGCGGAGCCCCGGCCGTACCACCGCGCTCACTACGAGACGGAGGGCAGCCGAGGCGCCGTCAAGGCCGGCGACGGAGGACACCCCAGAGTCAAG CTGAGCGGTCCGTGCTGGCGTCCCCCCGCCGGCTTGTTGCTGTTCATGGGCACAGCGGACGAGCGCTGCCCCGTCCGGCCGCACGCCTTCTACCAAGTCCACCGTGTGACGGGTAAGACGGTGAGCACGCCCTGTCAGGAGAGGACGCTGAACGGGACCAAAGTCCTGGAGATCCCACTGACGCCCGACATGAGGGCCAC CATCGACTGCGCCGGAATCCTGAAGCTGCGCAACGCCGACATCGAGCTGAAAAACGGCGAGGCGGACGCGGGCAGGAAGAACACGCGGCTGCGCCTAGCCTTCCGGGTGGCCGTGCCGCagtcggacggacggacgctgtGGCTCCAGACGGCCTCGCGGCCCATCGAGTGCT CGCAGCGTTCGGGTCAGGACTTTCCTCGCGTGGAGCGCTTTGCGCCCAGCTGCTGCCGGCGGGAAGGAGGACAGCGGCTGCTCATCATGGGCTCCAACTTGTCCTCTCGCTCCAGGGTGGTCTTCCTGGAGAAAAGTCACG ATGGGCGTGTCCTTTGGGAGACCGACGCCGCAGGCGTGCTTGAAGCCAGCAGCAAC TCCAGCCTGACGGTGGTGGTTCCGGCCTACGGGCGCGACGCCGGCCTTCCGGCGCACGTGCTCTTCTACGTGTGCAACGGCAAAAGAAGGCGAAGCGCTCAGCAGAGCTTCACGTATCTGCCGGGGGTCCTCCCTAATGtgccgccccccacccccctcctcgAGCAGGAGCCCCGGGAGACGGGGCCGCCTTCCTGCCGCGGCGACGAGCAGGCGCGGCACGAAAGGTGGGCGCGGGGCACCGGGACGGACATCCAACGGGAAACGGAGGACATCCTCGCGTCAGCGTCTCAGCTCCAGGAAATCACGCTGGACGATG TCAACGAGATCATCGGCAGAGACACGGGCAGTCTGAGCGGCGCCGACCCGCCGGACCCGCACGGCCAGAGCGACTGCAATGATGCCACCTTCCCTTTCTGCTATGATagctag
- the LOC133157163 gene encoding nuclear factor of activated T-cells, cytoplasmic 3-like isoform X1, whose product MSSAKCAEEELDFALIFEEDSGQGEGLRPHVTAPPWPMRAAPPCRQYALSDDCARGSSPALHCPSIQITAIAANNDDGGGGSGGQCAESGYVEAAWPRDQLYLPLDPCYRDAPFCPSPCSSVSSRSWVSDLSSCDSLSHAADKDAVEDLRDAALLLALGSSEGGAGGGGGAFGVELWQQKYQDPAHPALSPHQSPQHSPRTSVTEDTWMSRWPSSRLTARPASPCGKRRHAEADAISRSPSPQRWSSDDAWAGHSLHELDVPPKTRRTLGTQLVGDSPLEEVLDVEAPPPAEESGAGGDLSELFLRVPAHFSWTGAAPLFRASSPPPLDFPLPSGFGPNRLSVEAEPRPYHRAHYETEGSRGAVKAGDGGHPRVKVSPRVGNDAATLDLGRPCVQLSGPCWRPPAGLLLFMGTADERCPVRPHAFYQVHRVTGKTVSTPCQERTLNGTKVLEIPLTPDMRATIDCAGILKLRNADIELKNGEADAGRKNTRLRLAFRVAVPQSDGRTLWLQTASRPIECSQRSGQDFPRVERFAPSCCRREGGQRLLIMGSNLSSRSRVVFLEKSHDGRVLWETDAAGVLEASSNSSLTVVVPAYGRDAGLPAHVLFYVCNGKRRRSAQQSFTYLPGVLPNVPPPTPLLEQEPRETGPPSCRGDEQARHERWARGTGTDIQRETEDILASASQLQEITLDDVNEIIGRDTGSLSGADPPDPHGQSDCNDATFPFCYDS is encoded by the exons ATGTCCTCCGCAAAGTGTGCGGAGGAGGAGCTGGACTTTGCTCTCATCTTCGAGGAGGACAGTGGACAAGGTGAAG GTCTCCGTCCTCACGTGACCGCACCTCCGTGGCCCATGCGGGCCGCTCCCCCCTGCAGGCAATACGCCCTGTCCGATGATTGCGCCCGGGGGAGCTCGCCGGCGTTGCACTGTCCCAGCATCCAGATCACCGCCATCGCGGCCAACAatgacgacggcggcggcggcagcggcgggcaGTGCGCAGAGAGCGGCTACGTGGAGGCGGCTTGGCCCAGAGACCAGCTGTACCTCCCTTTGGACCCGTGCTACCGTGACGCCCCCTTCTGTCCCAG CCCCTGCAGCAGCGTGTCGTCCCGCAGCTGGGTGTCGGACCTGTCGTCCTGCGACTCGTTGTCTCACGCCGCCGATAAGGACGCCGTGGAGGATCTGCGCGATGCCGCCCTGCTGCTGGCGCTGGGCTCCTCGGAAGgcggagctggaggaggaggcggagccttTGGCGTGGAGCTGTGGCAGCAGAAGTACCAGGACCCGGCGCACCCGGCGCTGTCGCCTCACCAATCTCCCCAGCACTCGCCTCGCACCAGCGTCACCGAGGACACGTGGATGAGCCGCTGGCCTTCCTCCAG ACTGACCGCCCGCCCAGCGTCTCCGTGCGGGAAGCGCCGGCACGCAGAGGCCGACGCCATTTCCCGCTCGCCTTCCCCTCAGCGCTGGTCTTCGGACGACGCCTGGGCGGGCCACTCCCTCCATGAGCTGGACGTCCCACCTAAGACCAGAAGGACATTGGGGACGCAGCTGGTAGGAGATTCGCCGCTTGAGGAAGTTCTCGACGTCGAGGCGCCGCCACCGGCAGAGGAGTCAGGTGCCGGCGGCGACTTGAGCGAACTCTTCCTGCGGGTTCCCGCCCACTTCAGCTGGACCGGAGCCGCGCCTCTTTTCAG AGCGTCGTCACCGCCCCCTCTGGATTTTCCTCTCCCGAGCGGCTTCGGGCCCAACCGGCTGAGCGTGGAGGCGGAGCCCCGGCCGTACCACCGCGCTCACTACGAGACGGAGGGCAGCCGAGGCGCCGTCAAGGCCGGCGACGGAGGACACCCCAGAGTCAAGGTGAGCCCACGCGTCGGGAACGACGCTGCGACCCTTGACCTCGGTCGGCCGTGTGTGCAGCTGAGCGGTCCGTGCTGGCGTCCCCCCGCCGGCTTGTTGCTGTTCATGGGCACAGCGGACGAGCGCTGCCCCGTCCGGCCGCACGCCTTCTACCAAGTCCACCGTGTGACGGGTAAGACGGTGAGCACGCCCTGTCAGGAGAGGACGCTGAACGGGACCAAAGTCCTGGAGATCCCACTGACGCCCGACATGAGGGCCAC CATCGACTGCGCCGGAATCCTGAAGCTGCGCAACGCCGACATCGAGCTGAAAAACGGCGAGGCGGACGCGGGCAGGAAGAACACGCGGCTGCGCCTAGCCTTCCGGGTGGCCGTGCCGCagtcggacggacggacgctgtGGCTCCAGACGGCCTCGCGGCCCATCGAGTGCT CGCAGCGTTCGGGTCAGGACTTTCCTCGCGTGGAGCGCTTTGCGCCCAGCTGCTGCCGGCGGGAAGGAGGACAGCGGCTGCTCATCATGGGCTCCAACTTGTCCTCTCGCTCCAGGGTGGTCTTCCTGGAGAAAAGTCACG ATGGGCGTGTCCTTTGGGAGACCGACGCCGCAGGCGTGCTTGAAGCCAGCAGCAAC TCCAGCCTGACGGTGGTGGTTCCGGCCTACGGGCGCGACGCCGGCCTTCCGGCGCACGTGCTCTTCTACGTGTGCAACGGCAAAAGAAGGCGAAGCGCTCAGCAGAGCTTCACGTATCTGCCGGGGGTCCTCCCTAATGtgccgccccccacccccctcctcgAGCAGGAGCCCCGGGAGACGGGGCCGCCTTCCTGCCGCGGCGACGAGCAGGCGCGGCACGAAAGGTGGGCGCGGGGCACCGGGACGGACATCCAACGGGAAACGGAGGACATCCTCGCGTCAGCGTCTCAGCTCCAGGAAATCACGCTGGACGATG TCAACGAGATCATCGGCAGAGACACGGGCAGTCTGAGCGGCGCCGACCCGCCGGACCCGCACGGCCAGAGCGACTGCAATGATGCCACCTTCCCTTTCTGCTATGATagctag
- the LOC133157163 gene encoding nuclear factor of activated T-cells, cytoplasmic 3-like isoform X4, translated as MSSAKCAEEELDFALIFEEDSGQGEGLRPHVTAPPWPMRAAPPCRQYALSDDCARGSSPALHCPSIQITAIAANNDDGGGGSGGQCAESGYVEAAWPRDQLYLPLDPCYRDAPFCPSPCSSVSSRSWVSDLSSCDSLSHAADKDAVEDLRDAALLLALGSSEGGAGGGGGAFGVELWQQKYQDPAHPALSPHQSPQHSPRTSVTEDTWMSRWPSSRLTARPASPCGKRRHAEADAISRSPSPQRWSSDDAWAGHSLHELDVPPKTRRTLGTQLVGDSPLEEVLDVEAPPPAEESGAGGDLSELFLRVPAHFSWTGAAPLFRASSPPPLDFPLPSGFGPNRLSVEAEPRPYHRAHYETEGSRGAVKAGDGGHPRVKVSPRVGNDAATLDLGRPCVQLSGPCWRPPAGLLLFMGTADERCPVRPHAFYQVHRVTGKTVSTPCQERTLNGTKVLEIPLTPDMRATIDCAGILKLRNADIELKNGEADAGRKNTRLRLAFRVAVPQSDGRTLWLQTASRPIECSFGSGLSSRGALCAQLLPAGRRTAAAHHGLQLVLSLQGGLPGEKSRWACPLGDRRRRRA; from the exons ATGTCCTCCGCAAAGTGTGCGGAGGAGGAGCTGGACTTTGCTCTCATCTTCGAGGAGGACAGTGGACAAGGTGAAG GTCTCCGTCCTCACGTGACCGCACCTCCGTGGCCCATGCGGGCCGCTCCCCCCTGCAGGCAATACGCCCTGTCCGATGATTGCGCCCGGGGGAGCTCGCCGGCGTTGCACTGTCCCAGCATCCAGATCACCGCCATCGCGGCCAACAatgacgacggcggcggcggcagcggcgggcaGTGCGCAGAGAGCGGCTACGTGGAGGCGGCTTGGCCCAGAGACCAGCTGTACCTCCCTTTGGACCCGTGCTACCGTGACGCCCCCTTCTGTCCCAG CCCCTGCAGCAGCGTGTCGTCCCGCAGCTGGGTGTCGGACCTGTCGTCCTGCGACTCGTTGTCTCACGCCGCCGATAAGGACGCCGTGGAGGATCTGCGCGATGCCGCCCTGCTGCTGGCGCTGGGCTCCTCGGAAGgcggagctggaggaggaggcggagccttTGGCGTGGAGCTGTGGCAGCAGAAGTACCAGGACCCGGCGCACCCGGCGCTGTCGCCTCACCAATCTCCCCAGCACTCGCCTCGCACCAGCGTCACCGAGGACACGTGGATGAGCCGCTGGCCTTCCTCCAG ACTGACCGCCCGCCCAGCGTCTCCGTGCGGGAAGCGCCGGCACGCAGAGGCCGACGCCATTTCCCGCTCGCCTTCCCCTCAGCGCTGGTCTTCGGACGACGCCTGGGCGGGCCACTCCCTCCATGAGCTGGACGTCCCACCTAAGACCAGAAGGACATTGGGGACGCAGCTGGTAGGAGATTCGCCGCTTGAGGAAGTTCTCGACGTCGAGGCGCCGCCACCGGCAGAGGAGTCAGGTGCCGGCGGCGACTTGAGCGAACTCTTCCTGCGGGTTCCCGCCCACTTCAGCTGGACCGGAGCCGCGCCTCTTTTCAG AGCGTCGTCACCGCCCCCTCTGGATTTTCCTCTCCCGAGCGGCTTCGGGCCCAACCGGCTGAGCGTGGAGGCGGAGCCCCGGCCGTACCACCGCGCTCACTACGAGACGGAGGGCAGCCGAGGCGCCGTCAAGGCCGGCGACGGAGGACACCCCAGAGTCAAGGTGAGCCCACGCGTCGGGAACGACGCTGCGACCCTTGACCTCGGTCGGCCGTGTGTGCAGCTGAGCGGTCCGTGCTGGCGTCCCCCCGCCGGCTTGTTGCTGTTCATGGGCACAGCGGACGAGCGCTGCCCCGTCCGGCCGCACGCCTTCTACCAAGTCCACCGTGTGACGGGTAAGACGGTGAGCACGCCCTGTCAGGAGAGGACGCTGAACGGGACCAAAGTCCTGGAGATCCCACTGACGCCCGACATGAGGGCCAC CATCGACTGCGCCGGAATCCTGAAGCTGCGCAACGCCGACATCGAGCTGAAAAACGGCGAGGCGGACGCGGGCAGGAAGAACACGCGGCTGCGCCTAGCCTTCCGGGTGGCCGTGCCGCagtcggacggacggacgctgtGGCTCCAGACGGCCTCGCGGCCCATCGAGTGCT CGTTCGGGTCAGGACTTTCCTCGCGTGGAGCGCTTTGCGCCCAGCTGCTGCCGGCGGGAAGGAGGACAGCGGCTGCTCATCATGGGCTCCAACTTGTCCTCTCGCTCCAGGGTGGTCTTCCTGGAGAAAAGTCACG ATGGGCGTGTCCTTTGGGAGACCGACGCCGCAGGCGTGCTTGA